The Maylandia zebra isolate NMK-2024a linkage group LG4, Mzebra_GT3a, whole genome shotgun sequence genome includes a window with the following:
- the rpl3 gene encoding large ribosomal subunit protein uL3, with the protein MSHRKFSAPRHGSLGFLPRKRSRRHRGKVKSFPKDDPSKPVHLTAFLGYKAGMTHIVREVDRPGSKVNKKEVVEAVTIVETPPMIVVGVVGYVNTPRGLRSFKTVFAEHMSDECKRRFYKNWYKSKKKAFTKYCKKWQDEEGKKQLEKDFAAMKKYCQVIRVICHTQMRMLPLRQKKAHLMEVQVNGGTISDKVDWAREKLEQAVVVNKVFTQDEMIDIIGVTKGHGYKGVTSRWHTKKLPRKTHRGLRKVACIGAWHPARVAFSVARAGQKGYHHRTEINKKIYKIGQGYHQKDGKVVKNNASTEYDLSNKSINPMGGFVHYGEVRNDFVMLKGCVVGTKKRVLTLRKSLLVQTSRRAQEKIDLKFIDTTSKFGHGRFQTMEEKKVFMGPLKKDRIAKEETA; encoded by the exons ATG TCCCACCGTAAGTTTTCGGCTCCGCGACACGGATCCCTGGGCTTTCTGCCCCGCAAGAGGAGTCGTCGTCACCGCGGTAAGGTCAAGAGCTTCCCCAAGGATGACCCCAGCAAACCCGTTCACCTGACTGCCTTCCTGGGCTACAAGGCCGGCATGACTCACATCGTCCGGGAGGTGGACAGACCTGGCTCAA AGGTGAACAAGAAGGAAGTGGTTGAGGCAGTGACCATTGTGGAGACTCCTCCCATGATCGTGGTTGGTGTTGTGGGTTACGTCAACACACCTCGTGGTCTGCGCTCCTTCAAGACAGTCTTCGCTGAGCACATGAGTGATGAGTGCAAGCGTCGCTTCTACAAGAACTG GTACAAGTccaagaagaaggctttcactAAATACTGCAAGAAATGGCAGGATGAGGAGGGCAAGAAGCAGCTGGAGAAAGACTTTGCAGCCATGAAAAAATACTGCCAGGTCATCCGTGTCATTTGCCACACACAG ATGCGTATGCTGCCCCTGAGGCAGAAGAAAGCTCATCTCATGGAGGTGCAGGTGAACGGAGGCACCATCTCTGATAAGGTGGACTGGGCCCGTGAGAAGCTGGAGCAGGCTGTGGTTGTCAACAAAGTTTTCACCCAGGACGAGATGATCGACATCATTGGTGTCACTAAGGGTCACGGATACAAGG GTGTCACCAGCCGTTGGCACACAAAGAAGCTGCCTCGCAAAACCCATCGTGGTCTACGTAAGGTGGCCTGTATCGGTGCCTGGCATCCTGCCCGTGTGGCCTTCTCTGTGGCCCGTGCTGGTCAGAAGGGTTACCACCACCGCACAGAGATCAACAAGAAGATCTACAAGATTGGTCAGGGCTACCACCAGAAGGACGGAAAGGTGGTGAAGAACAACGCCTCCACAGAGTACGATCTGTCCAACAAGAGCATCAACCCCATG GGTGGATTTGTCCATTACGGAGAAGTGAGGAATGACTTTGTCATGTTGAAGGGCTGTGTTGTGGGGACCAAGAAGAGGGTGCTGACTCTGCGCAAG TCTCTGCTGGTGCAGACAAGCCGTCGTGCCCAGGAGAAGATCGACCTCAAGTTTATCGACACCACCTCCAAGTTCGGTCATGGTCGCTTCCAGACCATGGaggaaaagaaagttttcatg GGACCCCTCAAAAAAGACCGCATTGCCAAGGAAGAGACTGCTTAA
- the slc25a39 gene encoding mitochondrial glutathione transporter SLC25A39 isoform X2 — MGERGGSGPVAAISPVQQMLASGTGALITSLFVTPLDVVKIRLQAQQTPFHQASASFSAPWDGVSRHSKWKCFLYCNGLMDHIYVCQNRTSCTSWYKKPTQFSGTLDAFVKITRHEGLRSLWSGLPPTLVMAVPATVIYFTCYDQLRDFLTFGVGLQGSHVPLVAGGLARLGAVTVISPLELVRTKMQSRQLSYSELRTCIRSAVAQNGLLSLWRGWGPTILRDVPFSALYWFNYEMVKARLCEQSEVPQANFSISFTAGAVSGAIAAILTLPFDVVKTRRQIELGEMDTLGVSVKRTSSTWHIMKEIRAELGYRGLFAGFMPRVIKVAPACAVMISSYEFGKAFFQKMNLDREQLAL; from the exons ATGGGCGAGCGAGGCGGCAGTGGCCCCGTGGCTGCGATCTCTCCAGTGCAGCAGATGCTGGCCTCTGGCACTGGAGCCCTCATCACATCTCTGTTTG TCACGCCACTAGACGTTGTGAAGATCAGGCTGCAGGCTCAGCAGACACCGTTCCACCAAG CTTCAGCGTCTTTTTCTGCTCCGTGGGATGGTGTCTCACGTCATTCCAAGT GGAAGTGTTTCCTGTATTGTAATGGGCTGATGGATCACATCTATGTTTGTCAGAATAGAACCAGTTGCACCAGCTGGTACAAAAAGCCAACTCAGTTCAGCGGGACTCTT GATGCATTTGTGAAAATCACTCGCCATGAAGGTCTTCGGTCTCTGTGGAGCGGGCTACCACCAACTTT GGTGATGGCAGTACCTGCCACTGTCATTTACTTCACCTGCTACGACCAGTTGCGGGACTTCCTGACATTCGGTGTGGGTCTTCAGGGCAGTCATGTCCCTCTTGTTGCTGGGGGTCTTGCCAGAT TGGGAGCCGTGACGGTGATTAGCCCACTGGAACTGGTCAGGACCAAGATGCAGTCCCGTCAGCTGTCCTACAGCGAGCTGCGGACATGTATCCGCTCTGCTGTGGCCCAGAATGGACTTCTGTCCCTGTGGAGGGGCTGGGGACCCACCATTCTCAGAGATGTACCCTTTTCAG CTTTGTACTGGTTTAACTATGAAATGGTGAAGGCCcggctttgtgaacagtctgaaGTTCCTCAGGCCAACTTCTCTATCAGCTTTACTGCAGGAGCTGTTTCTGGAGCA ATCGCTGCAATCCTGACGCTGCCCTTCGATGTTGTGAAGACTCGCAGACAGATCGAGCTGGGAGAGATGGACACTTTGGGAG TTTCTGTGAAGAGAACGTCATCCACCTGGCACATCATGAAGGAAATACGGGCCGAGTTGGGCTACAGGGGCCTTTTTGCAG GTTTCATGCCCAGGGTGATCAAAGTGGCCCCAGCCTGCGCTGTTATGATAAGCAGCTATGAGTTTGGAAAGGCCTTCTTCCAAAAGATGAACCTTGATCGAGAGCAGCTGGCATTGTGA
- the slc25a39 gene encoding mitochondrial glutathione transporter SLC25A39 isoform X3, producing MGERGGSGPVAAISPVQQMLASGTGALITSLFVTPLDVVKIRLQAQQTPFHQGKCFLYCNGLMDHIYVCQNRTSCTSWYKKPTQFSGTLDAFVKITRHEGLRSLWSGLPPTLVMAVPATVIYFTCYDQLRDFLTFGVGLQGSHVPLVAGGLARLGAVTVISPLELVRTKMQSRQLSYSELRTCIRSAVAQNGLLSLWRGWGPTILRDVPFSALYWFNYEMVKARLCEQSEVPQANFSISFTAGAVSGAIAAILTLPFDVVKTRRQIELGEMDTLGVSVKRTSSTWHIMKEIRAELGYRGLFAGFMPRVIKVAPACAVMISSYEFGKAFFQKMNLDREQLAL from the exons ATGGGCGAGCGAGGCGGCAGTGGCCCCGTGGCTGCGATCTCTCCAGTGCAGCAGATGCTGGCCTCTGGCACTGGAGCCCTCATCACATCTCTGTTTG TCACGCCACTAGACGTTGTGAAGATCAGGCTGCAGGCTCAGCAGACACCGTTCCACCAAG GGAAGTGTTTCCTGTATTGTAATGGGCTGATGGATCACATCTATGTTTGTCAGAATAGAACCAGTTGCACCAGCTGGTACAAAAAGCCAACTCAGTTCAGCGGGACTCTT GATGCATTTGTGAAAATCACTCGCCATGAAGGTCTTCGGTCTCTGTGGAGCGGGCTACCACCAACTTT GGTGATGGCAGTACCTGCCACTGTCATTTACTTCACCTGCTACGACCAGTTGCGGGACTTCCTGACATTCGGTGTGGGTCTTCAGGGCAGTCATGTCCCTCTTGTTGCTGGGGGTCTTGCCAGAT TGGGAGCCGTGACGGTGATTAGCCCACTGGAACTGGTCAGGACCAAGATGCAGTCCCGTCAGCTGTCCTACAGCGAGCTGCGGACATGTATCCGCTCTGCTGTGGCCCAGAATGGACTTCTGTCCCTGTGGAGGGGCTGGGGACCCACCATTCTCAGAGATGTACCCTTTTCAG CTTTGTACTGGTTTAACTATGAAATGGTGAAGGCCcggctttgtgaacagtctgaaGTTCCTCAGGCCAACTTCTCTATCAGCTTTACTGCAGGAGCTGTTTCTGGAGCA ATCGCTGCAATCCTGACGCTGCCCTTCGATGTTGTGAAGACTCGCAGACAGATCGAGCTGGGAGAGATGGACACTTTGGGAG TTTCTGTGAAGAGAACGTCATCCACCTGGCACATCATGAAGGAAATACGGGCCGAGTTGGGCTACAGGGGCCTTTTTGCAG GTTTCATGCCCAGGGTGATCAAAGTGGCCCCAGCCTGCGCTGTTATGATAAGCAGCTATGAGTTTGGAAAGGCCTTCTTCCAAAAGATGAACCTTGATCGAGAGCAGCTGGCATTGTGA
- the slc25a39 gene encoding mitochondrial glutathione transporter SLC25A39 isoform X1: protein MGERGGSGPVAAISPVQQMLASGTGALITSLFVTPLDVVKIRLQAQQTPFHQASASFSAPWDGVSRHSKSNNLSVVFSSSDHLMCLLTGKCFLYCNGLMDHIYVCQNRTSCTSWYKKPTQFSGTLDAFVKITRHEGLRSLWSGLPPTLVMAVPATVIYFTCYDQLRDFLTFGVGLQGSHVPLVAGGLARLGAVTVISPLELVRTKMQSRQLSYSELRTCIRSAVAQNGLLSLWRGWGPTILRDVPFSALYWFNYEMVKARLCEQSEVPQANFSISFTAGAVSGAIAAILTLPFDVVKTRRQIELGEMDTLGVSVKRTSSTWHIMKEIRAELGYRGLFAGFMPRVIKVAPACAVMISSYEFGKAFFQKMNLDREQLAL, encoded by the exons ATGGGCGAGCGAGGCGGCAGTGGCCCCGTGGCTGCGATCTCTCCAGTGCAGCAGATGCTGGCCTCTGGCACTGGAGCCCTCATCACATCTCTGTTTG TCACGCCACTAGACGTTGTGAAGATCAGGCTGCAGGCTCAGCAGACACCGTTCCACCAAG CTTCAGCGTCTTTTTCTGCTCCGTGGGATGGTGTCTCACGTCATTCCAAGT CTAATAATCTGAGTGTGGTTTTCTCTTCCTCTGACCACCTCATGTGCCTCCTCACAGGGAAGTGTTTCCTGTATTGTAATGGGCTGATGGATCACATCTATGTTTGTCAGAATAGAACCAGTTGCACCAGCTGGTACAAAAAGCCAACTCAGTTCAGCGGGACTCTT GATGCATTTGTGAAAATCACTCGCCATGAAGGTCTTCGGTCTCTGTGGAGCGGGCTACCACCAACTTT GGTGATGGCAGTACCTGCCACTGTCATTTACTTCACCTGCTACGACCAGTTGCGGGACTTCCTGACATTCGGTGTGGGTCTTCAGGGCAGTCATGTCCCTCTTGTTGCTGGGGGTCTTGCCAGAT TGGGAGCCGTGACGGTGATTAGCCCACTGGAACTGGTCAGGACCAAGATGCAGTCCCGTCAGCTGTCCTACAGCGAGCTGCGGACATGTATCCGCTCTGCTGTGGCCCAGAATGGACTTCTGTCCCTGTGGAGGGGCTGGGGACCCACCATTCTCAGAGATGTACCCTTTTCAG CTTTGTACTGGTTTAACTATGAAATGGTGAAGGCCcggctttgtgaacagtctgaaGTTCCTCAGGCCAACTTCTCTATCAGCTTTACTGCAGGAGCTGTTTCTGGAGCA ATCGCTGCAATCCTGACGCTGCCCTTCGATGTTGTGAAGACTCGCAGACAGATCGAGCTGGGAGAGATGGACACTTTGGGAG TTTCTGTGAAGAGAACGTCATCCACCTGGCACATCATGAAGGAAATACGGGCCGAGTTGGGCTACAGGGGCCTTTTTGCAG GTTTCATGCCCAGGGTGATCAAAGTGGCCCCAGCCTGCGCTGTTATGATAAGCAGCTATGAGTTTGGAAAGGCCTTCTTCCAAAAGATGAACCTTGATCGAGAGCAGCTGGCATTGTGA